CATGTGCCTGGAGGAGTTGGAAATCGTCGTGTTCGGGAAACATTAAACACAGGATGGCAGCGATCTGAGCCAGCACATGATCAGCTAGCTCACCATCCGGATCGACGGCCCACTGCATCGTCGCGCCAGCGATGACCGAGTGCAGGAGCAACTCAGCTGCCGCAGGAGCACCTGGGGGCAGTCGCTTGCGGATCCCCTCCACCACCGCGCGGTTCCGCTGGATCGCAAGCGTGCGTAGCTCCGGCACCTGGAGCTCGTACCAGGAGATGAGATAGTTCACCGAGAAGTCGTTGCGAGTGTTCATGCTCCGAACGAGCACCTGCAAAAATTCCCAGAGCCCTTGCGGCCCTGCGCCTATCGGTATCGCATTCAGGTAATGCCGCACCTGCTCGACGCCGCGCTCCATCATCCTCACCAGCAGCGTATCGCGGTTGGTGAAGCGCTGGATTAACGCTGCGCGGGAGAGCCCCACCTCCTTTGCTACTCCGCTGAGCGTGAACTCTATGGGACCGCAACGCTTCAGCACTACGGTGGCGGCCTCGAGTACCTCGTCATCGGACTTGAGCTTGGGGCGGGGCATCAGTGTTCACCTTCTGTATGGGTTGGGGCGGAGGCTGTGGCTGCCGCCGCCATTGTAGCAAATTGAAGACGGAGCGAGAGTAGAGCCACGAGCCCCGCAAACACGGCCGATACAACGAGGCCAGGGAGCGGACCAGCAAGGTCGACAAACGCGCCGGCCGCAAGCATAACCATGGGCGAGGCTGACAGCATCACCGCCGAGACCGTGCCGAGTACCCGGCCGAGAAGTTCTGGCGGCGTGCGGTTGTAGATGGCAGCGTTGAGAATGGGAGAGACTGAGCCGGTCAGCAGTCCCACGAGCGCGCCCAACAACATCAGCACCGGCACGCCTGGCAACTGTGAAAGCAGAAGCGAGCCCACCGCAGAGCCACAAAATGCCACCGCCAGCCAGTTCTGCGCTGATATCCGGGCGCCGACCGACGCATGAATGGCAATGCCAAGGAGACCACCAGCCCCCATCATTGAGGAGAACAGCCCGAGCTCTGCTACTTGGCGTCCTGCATCTACAAACAGCGCAGGCATGATGACGCTGCCGTTGGCGCCAACGATGCCCACGAAGATCATCACTATACCAAAGAGAGGGCGCAGCAGGGGTTCGCTCCAGAGAAAAGCGACGCCGGCGCGCATGGAGAGAGTCGCCGTCGTGGTCATCGTCCGAGCGGCACGCGCGGGAAGCACCCACGCGCCGAGCAGACCTGCAAGGACGGAGCAGAACGCCGTCAGCCCGAGCGTTGGCGCAGCGCCAAGCAGGCCGATTGCGGCCCCCCCAAGGGCCGGGCCACCTAGAATCGCGACGTTCCCGATCACCGCTTTCAGTGACGAGACGCGCTCAACGGAGAGCCCGGCGACGTGGCCGAGTTTGGGCAGCTCACTGTCCTGCGCGGCCATACCGGGTGCGTCGAACGCGGCACCGAGCACCACGCAAGCGATCAGCCCAGTGTTCGAGAGGGCGCCAACGGCATCGAGCAGTGGGATGCTCGCCATGGCCACGCCGCCCACCACACCCGAGATCAATGCGACGGGCGCGCGCCCGAACCGATCGACGAGGCCACCACCAACCCACGCGCCGATGATGGTCGCGATGACGCTGCTAGCGGCCGTGGCGCCCGCCCAGGCCGCGCTCTTTGTATGAGACAGGACGAACCATGGAAGCGCGAGGGCCGCCACCGCGTTGCCGATCCGGAAGAGAAAGGTCGCCGCGAACAGCGTCGCGAGCGGGCTATATCGACGTTCGCTCATTCCGCTGCGGCGAGCTGCGCCTTCGCCGCAGCGAGGTACTCTTCGTTACCCGAGTCGAGGGCGAAGAGTGCGTAGGTGACCGCCCCGAACGCAAGGCGCTCCGCGATGTGGTGGGCGAGCCGCGGCCACACCCGGCCACCGGCCGCTTCATACGTGAGGAGGAGCTTCGCGAGCCCCTCTTCACCAAAGACCATAAGGTGCGCGGCCATGTCGATGGCAGGGTCATCAACGCGGGCCTCGCTCCAGTCGATCATCCCGCTGACGCGCTCCGTGTTGTCGATGAGCACATGGCCCACGTAGAGATCGCCATGCACCACCACGGAGAAATCTGGCCACGACGAATCGTCGTCGAGCCAGCGCTGCCACCGGTGGAGGCGCTTGTCGTTCACCACGAACTCGCGTCGGACGCGGTCAACGTCGTCGGCCACCTTCTGACGGGCCTGCGTCGGTGTACGGATGAGCATCCCCGCATCCACGGCGGCGGAAATGGGGACGGCATGCAGGGCGGCGAGCGCGGTCGCGAAGCTCTCCGCGAAGACCTCCGAGTCCTGCGGCACGACCCAGTCGGGCGTGGACGAACCAGGCTGGATGACCATCGCAGTCGAGTCTTCGAGCATGGGATAGGCAACGAGCTCGGCGTTGGCCACGCGCCAGTCCGGCACCGCGAACGGCAGGCGATTCTTGAGCATTGCCAGCACCCGCGCCTCTGGTTCGACCTTCGCGCTTACCTCGGCTCGGCGCGGGATGCGCAGCACCCACCGACGTCCATCGTCGACGGTGGCGATCACGATCCTATAGTCGAGCCCAAGCTCATTGACAGTCAGCGGGCCATGGAGCTTGAGCCCATGTCGGGCTGCAAGTGCGTACAGTTGGAAGGTATCGGCGGTCGTGACTACGGTCATGATTCACTCCTGAGGGCTTGACGGGTTTAGCCACCTAAATATAACAGTCACGTCGGTTATATTCAATCCTCATGCGAATCGGGGTACGACCCACAGCCCCCTCAGTACAGGTCCATCGTCACACCCGAGATCGTTGGGGTCCAGCTCCCAGTGGTTCGGAGCAACGGGCGGCAGGGCAATGATCCGAAAATTACCCCTTCCTTTGCGTCACCACAGCTTGCACCAACTGACCCTGAATTAAAAAATTGAAAAACTAACTTTTGGGTGTTGACTTAAAGCAAACCAAGCATATGCTAACCAATAGTTAGCAAATTGATTTCGCACGATGGACAACCCCAGCCGGAGGACCAGCACAACACTGGCAGCGGTGGCAACAAACCGCTTGGGGAAATAACACCG
Above is a genomic segment from Providencia huaxiensis containing:
- the mphR(A) gene encoding macrolide-binding transcriptional repressor MphR(A); its protein translation is MPRPKLKSDDEVLEAATVVLKRCGPIEFTLSGVAKEVGLSRAALIQRFTNRDTLLVRMMERGVEQVRHYLNAIPIGAGPQGLWEFLQVLVRSMNTRNDFSVNYLISWYELQVPELRTLAIQRNRAVVEGIRKRLPPGAPAAAELLLHSVIAGATMQWAVDPDGELADHVLAQIAAILCLMFPEHDDFQLLQAHA
- the mrx(A) gene encoding macrolide resistance MFS transporter Mrx(A), encoding MSERRYSPLATLFAATFLFRIGNAVAALALPWFVLSHTKSAAWAGATAASSVIATIIGAWVGGGLVDRFGRAPVALISGVVGGVAMASIPLLDAVGALSNTGLIACVVLGAAFDAPGMAAQDSELPKLGHVAGLSVERVSSLKAVIGNVAILGGPALGGAAIGLLGAAPTLGLTAFCSVLAGLLGAWVLPARAARTMTTTATLSMRAGVAFLWSEPLLRPLFGIVMIFVGIVGANGSVIMPALFVDAGRQVAELGLFSSMMGAGGLLGIAIHASVGARISAQNWLAVAFCGSAVGSLLLSQLPGVPVLMLLGALVGLLTGSVSPILNAAIYNRTPPELLGRVLGTVSAVMLSASPMVMLAAGAFVDLAGPLPGLVVSAVFAGLVALLSLRLQFATMAAAATASAPTHTEGEH
- a CDS encoding Mph(A) family macrolide 2'-phosphotransferase, which codes for MTVVTTADTFQLYALAARHGLKLHGPLTVNELGLDYRIVIATVDDGRRWVLRIPRRAEVSAKVEPEARVLAMLKNRLPFAVPDWRVANAELVAYPMLEDSTAMVIQPGSSTPDWVVPQDSEVFAESFATALAALHAVPISAAVDAGMLIRTPTQARQKVADDVDRVRREFVVNDKRLHRWQRWLDDDSSWPDFSVVVHGDLYVGHVLIDNTERVSGMIDWSEARVDDPAIDMAAHLMVFGEEGLAKLLLTYEAAGGRVWPRLAHHIAERLAFGAVTYALFALDSGNEEYLAAAKAQLAAAE